The proteins below are encoded in one region of Helianthus annuus cultivar XRQ/B chromosome 2, HanXRQr2.0-SUNRISE, whole genome shotgun sequence:
- the LOC110911294 gene encoding pelargonidin 3-O-(6-caffeoylglucoside) 5-O-(6-O-malonylglucoside) 4'''-malonyltransferase → MNRDQNEIKFTTPGFISSSFPALGFRPMPLQLLTDDDTLSRYTCKKLSFSESAISNMKEKAIKSGRIGTRQLSKLQLVTAAIWKAFIGVDRVTHGNPRESILFQPINLREKMASSISKHACGNIWGICATKPTILETTIELANLLNDSVTKAVNDYSKVHHDSEQGQTMVLNSILDMTNIPESTNVIPISSWCKFPFYEADFGFGRPIWAVPGTVPVKNSAHLIDDEEGNGVEAFIFLDVKDVPYFEEALDNIFSA, encoded by the coding sequence ATGAACCGAGACCAAAATGAGATCAAATTCACTACTCCTGGTTTTATCTCATCCTCGTTTCCTGCCCTTGGTTTCCGTCCCATGCCACTACAACTCTTGACCGACGATGATACATTGAGTAGATATACATGCAAGAAACTTTCATTCAGTGAGAGTGCCATATCCAACATGAAAGAAAAGGCCATCAAGAGTGGAAGAATTGGCACACGTCAATTGTCGAAGTTACAGTTGGTAACCGCGGCCATTTGGAAGGCTTTCATTGGTGTTGATCGCGTGACACATGGTAATCCAAGAGAGTCTATACTCTTCCAGCCAATAAATCTAAGGGAAAAAATGGCTTCTTCAATATCCAAACATGCTTGTGGAAATATTTGGGGGATTTGTGCTACGAAACCTACGATTCTTGAAACAACTATAGAACTAGCGAATCTTTTAAACGATTCTGTCACGAAAGCAGTGAATGACTACTCAAAGGTACACCATGATAGCGAACAAGGTCAAACAATGGTTTTGAATTCTATCTTAGATATGACCAACATTCCTGAATCAACAAATGTAATTCCAATAAGTAGTTGGTGTAAGTTCCCTTTCTATGAAGCTGACTTTGGTTTCGGAAGGCCCATTTGGGCGGTTCCTGGGACCGTGCCTGTGAAAAATTCAGCACACTTGATCGACGATGAGGAAGGTAATGGAGTGGAAGCATTCATCTTTCTAGATGTTAAAGATGTCCCTTATTTTGAAGAAGCACTAGATAACATTTTTAGTGCCTAA